One part of the Sporosarcina ureae genome encodes these proteins:
- a CDS encoding GGDEF domain-containing protein, whose translation MNREHEITAISTGIDHALNTGKYYEAIELATQLLNKAELHSIDEVILTAHYILASTYYYIGNFEKVLYHIEKHHAYCLLNGNKSDWMRSYYLQYLVSQFASDYDRGERVLKDMLSSALDLKDHSHISMAYGRLSHLHNKKGEYEQALEYASLGLRYAQSREVERELYLIQAHLFLMESALNLQDAHLALNSINYVSDLSDLSNCPREKVFYKFLKARIHELLDEPEIAFHYYTIAKENDSLLNDYASLKDIQQKRIELAEKICDFDELAIIQKEYIELLHEMEHITWVKAALELQIRLQSASCKTKENIDYLTGLFNRRYLEETTDLKLKKALKTRSSVVCIAFDIDNLKSINDTFGHLMGDEAIKFVAHTCSNEIRKEDLLGRFGGDEFVLVMQDISLEDAKRKANLLAEKVMSLSANSDILPIPLTISIGLGDNTMHNVQSFKDLFHLADLALYQAKKNGKNQVMTYV comes from the coding sequence ATGAACAGGGAACATGAGATAACTGCCATTTCTACGGGCATTGATCATGCGTTGAACACGGGTAAGTATTATGAAGCAATCGAACTTGCAACTCAGTTATTAAACAAAGCTGAATTACATTCTATAGACGAAGTGATTTTAACCGCACATTACATTTTGGCTTCCACGTATTACTACATTGGAAATTTCGAAAAAGTTCTTTACCACATTGAAAAACATCATGCCTACTGTCTATTGAATGGAAACAAATCTGATTGGATGCGTTCATATTATCTACAATATCTTGTTAGTCAGTTTGCTTCGGATTACGATAGAGGTGAGCGAGTGTTAAAAGATATGCTCTCGAGCGCACTTGATTTAAAAGATCACTCGCACATTAGCATGGCGTATGGAAGATTAAGCCACTTACACAACAAAAAAGGTGAATATGAACAAGCGTTAGAATATGCAAGTCTTGGATTACGCTATGCTCAGTCAAGAGAAGTGGAAAGAGAACTATATTTAATCCAGGCACATTTATTTCTAATGGAATCCGCTTTAAATTTACAGGACGCTCACTTAGCCCTAAATAGTATTAACTATGTGAGCGATTTATCCGATCTATCCAACTGTCCTCGCGAGAAAGTGTTTTATAAATTTTTGAAAGCAAGGATTCATGAATTATTAGACGAGCCCGAAATTGCTTTTCATTATTATACAATCGCAAAAGAAAATGATAGTTTGTTGAATGATTATGCCTCATTAAAAGACATACAGCAAAAGAGAATTGAGTTAGCTGAAAAAATTTGTGACTTTGATGAACTAGCCATCATCCAGAAAGAATATATTGAATTACTACATGAAATGGAACATATAACCTGGGTTAAAGCAGCACTCGAACTACAAATCCGCTTACAAAGTGCTTCATGCAAAACAAAAGAGAATATAGATTACTTAACAGGCCTTTTTAACAGAAGGTATCTGGAAGAAACTACTGATTTGAAGCTGAAAAAGGCATTGAAAACTAGAAGTTCTGTTGTCTGTATAGCTTTCGATATAGACAATCTTAAATCTATTAATGATACGTTTGGCCATCTCATGGGAGACGAAGCGATTAAATTTGTCGCGCATACTTGTTCTAATGAAATAAGAAAAGAGGATTTATTAGGACGGTTTGGCGGAGATGAGTTCGTTTTGGTCATGCAAGATATCTCTTTAGAAGATGCAAAGAGAAAAGCTAATTTACTGGCCGAAAAAGTCATGTCACTATCAGCCAACTCGGATATTTTACCCATTCCCTTAACTATAAGTATTGGTCTAGGTGATAATACGATGCATAATGTACAAAGTTTTAAAGATTTATTCCATTTAGCCGATCTCGCTCTTTATCAAGCGAAGAAGAACGGGAAAAATCAAGTCATGACGTATGTATAA
- a CDS encoding general stress protein codes for MKKRHVVGTYDTDREAIAAIENLKHLGFTADEISIISKDPDQSEYVVEQTETHATEGAATGAATGGLIGGVGGILTGIGALAIPGVGPIIAAGPIVAGITGAAAGAGIGGLAGALIGMGIPEEEAHRYNEHFEHGKILVLIDSDLYDPVTHTHSTYSTDPTVEHTHTHVNSESSPLIDPNPFAKDHSYDPLTDPKPANKDHL; via the coding sequence ATGAAGAAACGACACGTAGTAGGAACATACGATACGGACAGAGAAGCGATTGCAGCAATTGAAAACCTTAAGCATCTTGGATTCACTGCAGATGAAATCTCTATCATTAGTAAAGACCCTGACCAGTCAGAGTATGTAGTTGAACAAACAGAGACTCACGCTACTGAAGGAGCAGCAACCGGTGCCGCTACTGGCGGTTTGATTGGTGGAGTCGGAGGGATCTTGACGGGTATTGGGGCTCTAGCTATTCCAGGCGTTGGACCAATCATTGCAGCAGGCCCTATCGTGGCAGGTATTACAGGTGCCGCAGCTGGAGCAGGAATAGGGGGACTTGCTGGAGCTTTAATCGGCATGGGAATTCCCGAAGAAGAAGCCCATCGTTACAATGAACATTTTGAACACGGTAAAATATTAGTTCTAATCGATTCAGATCTATATGATCCAGTTACACATACACATTCCACGTATTCAACCGATCCAACAGTTGAACATACGCATACACATGTGAATTCAGAATCTAGTCCATTGATTGATCCGAACCCATTTGCTAAGGACCACAGTTATGATCCATTAACAGATCCAAAACCAGCTAATAAAGATCATTTATAA
- a CDS encoding 3D domain-containing protein, producing MKKLLFALTVAMLITVFTSGMNETSAAASVHTVKKGDTLYKISQQHKVSVSNIKQWNNLKSTVIYPKQKLRLVKSSKVAASTPKKQNTPSRSNGASVSKELMVSATAYTAHCNGCSGITRTGLNLRKNPNLKVIAVDPRVIKLGTKVHVEGYGYAIAGDTGGAIKGKKIDVFIPNKSRAYQWGRKNVKVKVLN from the coding sequence TTGAAGAAGTTATTATTTGCATTGACAGTAGCCATGTTAATCACAGTATTCACAAGCGGAATGAACGAAACATCTGCTGCGGCATCAGTTCATACAGTAAAAAAAGGTGACACACTATATAAAATTTCTCAACAACATAAAGTGTCGGTCTCTAATATCAAGCAATGGAATAACTTGAAATCAACAGTTATCTATCCAAAACAAAAATTACGTTTGGTGAAGTCTTCTAAAGTGGCTGCTAGCACACCAAAGAAACAAAACACACCATCCCGTTCAAATGGAGCGAGTGTATCTAAAGAACTTATGGTAAGCGCAACTGCTTATACAGCTCATTGTAATGGATGTTCAGGTATTACACGTACAGGATTGAATTTACGAAAGAACCCTAATTTAAAAGTAATCGCAGTAGATCCACGAGTTATTAAATTAGGAACAAAAGTTCACGTTGAAGGTTACGGATATGCAATCGCTGGAGATACTGGCGGAGCTATCAAAGGTAAGAAAATCGACGTATTTATTCCAAATAAATCACGTGCTTACCAATGGGGACGTAAAAATGTAAAAGTAAAAGTATTGAACTAA